From Humibacter ginsenosidimutans, a single genomic window includes:
- a CDS encoding MFS transporter, with protein MFVERRRWLALAAVSLSVLAVGIDGTVLSIALPTLAGALHASESQLEWFSSGYLLMLAAAVLPVGLLGDRFGRKKVLLVSLLVFGVGSALCAYSTSPEEFLIARLLMGLAGAGIAVMALTAVTVFFDEATRPKAVGVFAAANFLSLPLGPIVGGWMLANLWWGWVFLLNVPVVAVGMLAVALLIPESRATERPGIDVVGMLSSVAGLVVFTYGIIEAGQNGWSDAAALACLAIGAAVLAGFVFWEIALTRRGGSPLVDTRLFRSRAFAGGAILAGVAGMGMVGMLFVMPQFFQAVQGVDVFVSGLRLLPFVGGMLVGALPAGRISSAIGFKATVTIGFVVIAIGSVLGSFTVGSTGEVYIAIWMGIVCAGAGLALTAAMSAAVSQLTAERSGVGSGVVQALQKTSAPLGTAILGSIVAAAYSAQLMRSLSELPVLAAHQSVVAEVKSSVYAGVTLAARLHSSELANAVRTAFTHGMTVSLLVSAAIAAVGAIMAVVILPGPRPAETGTPSATTTKRGATHAESNR; from the coding sequence ATCTGCTCATGCTCGCGGCCGCCGTTCTCCCCGTCGGCCTTCTGGGCGACCGCTTCGGCCGCAAGAAGGTTCTCCTGGTGTCTCTTCTCGTGTTCGGAGTGGGCTCCGCGCTCTGCGCGTACTCGACGTCGCCGGAGGAGTTCCTGATCGCCCGACTGCTGATGGGACTCGCCGGCGCGGGTATCGCCGTCATGGCGCTCACGGCCGTCACCGTGTTCTTCGATGAGGCGACGAGGCCGAAGGCCGTCGGGGTCTTCGCCGCGGCGAATTTCCTGTCTCTTCCGCTCGGGCCGATCGTCGGCGGATGGATGCTCGCCAACCTCTGGTGGGGCTGGGTCTTCTTGCTCAACGTTCCCGTCGTCGCCGTCGGGATGCTCGCGGTCGCCCTGCTCATCCCGGAGTCGCGTGCGACCGAGCGTCCGGGGATCGACGTGGTGGGCATGCTCTCCTCGGTCGCCGGTCTCGTCGTGTTCACCTATGGCATCATCGAGGCCGGCCAGAACGGCTGGTCGGATGCCGCGGCACTCGCCTGTCTCGCGATCGGGGCTGCGGTGCTGGCCGGGTTCGTGTTCTGGGAGATCGCGTTGACGCGCAGAGGGGGATCCCCGCTCGTCGACACCCGGCTGTTCCGGTCCAGGGCGTTCGCGGGCGGGGCGATCCTCGCCGGCGTGGCGGGCATGGGGATGGTCGGGATGCTCTTCGTGATGCCGCAGTTCTTCCAGGCGGTCCAGGGCGTCGACGTCTTCGTGTCAGGGCTGCGACTGCTTCCCTTCGTGGGCGGCATGCTGGTCGGGGCGCTGCCTGCGGGCCGGATCAGCTCGGCGATCGGCTTCAAGGCGACGGTGACGATCGGCTTCGTCGTCATCGCGATCGGCTCCGTGCTCGGTTCCTTCACCGTCGGATCGACCGGCGAGGTGTACATCGCGATCTGGATGGGGATCGTCTGCGCCGGGGCGGGGCTGGCCCTGACTGCAGCGATGTCGGCCGCCGTGTCGCAGCTCACGGCCGAGCGCAGCGGTGTCGGTTCCGGAGTCGTGCAGGCGCTGCAGAAGACGAGCGCGCCACTGGGAACGGCCATCCTCGGCAGCATCGTGGCCGCCGCATATTCGGCGCAGCTCATGCGTTCGCTGAGCGAGCTGCCCGTGCTGGCCGCCCATCAGAGCGTGGTGGCAGAGGTGAAATCCAGCGTCTACGCCGGTGTGACGCTGGCGGCACGGCTGCACTCTTCCGAGCTCGCGAACGCCGTGCGCACAGCGTTCACGCACGGCATGACCGTTTCGCTGCTCGTCTCAGCAGCCATCGCCGCGGTCGGGGCCATCATGGCAGTGGTGATCCTTCCAGGACCGAGGCCGGCCGAAACAGGAACGCCGTCCGCGACAACGACGAAGCGAGGTGCCACGCATGCCGAATCGAACCGATGA